In Streptomyces sp. NBC_00306, a single genomic region encodes these proteins:
- a CDS encoding serine/threonine-protein kinase — protein sequence MAESRLIQGRYRLLERIGRGGMGEVWRAVDEALGRHVAVKCLKPMGPQHDAGFATVLRERFRREARVAAALQHRGVTVVHDFGEYDGVLYLVMELLEGRNLSQLLEENSQRPLPVRDVLDIAEQVSDALAYTHGQGIVHRDLKPANIMRLTDGAVKICDFGIARLGEDIGFTSRLTGTGIAMGTPHYMSPEQISGGHVDHRSDLYSLGCVLYEIATGVPPFDHDDAWAVLVGHRDTTPEPLRTHRSEIPDSFQEIVLDLLAKPPEDRPTDAKHLTLRIGAAARPGVAHAPPPQSPAEGPAPAPRLPSWTRGMTTGHKATATSVLRTSLPDHTAGLTGEWTTLTDPRGGPVLPASAGPERPTPPPELVAVLAGRHSAGLSLGRLGRWEEAGEVHRAVAAEREHALGPDHPDTLASRYEVAFTLSRTGRAADALREFGRVAEGRERTMGADHPEALAARQETAYVLGQLGRHFEAHDVYASVLAARERTMGPDHPDTLRCRHNLAFNLSRLGRLEDSFRMAQDVAAARARVLGADHPDTLVTQYEVAYALGRLGRWSEALQTYREVAAARARALGPDHPDTLAARYEVGISLGRLGHSAEALELYRSLVADRTRIQGPTDPETLRARHGVGVNLGRLARWEEALAEAQDVSALRERVLGVDHPDTLVSHREVAVGLGWLGRWADALTTHRHVATARESIFGPDHPDALASRNDEAHCLEQLGRQEEAVELYRAVAALRERRGTHGR from the coding sequence ATGGCGGAATCCAGGCTGATCCAAGGCCGCTACCGGCTGCTCGAACGCATCGGGCGCGGCGGCATGGGCGAGGTGTGGCGAGCTGTCGACGAGGCGCTCGGGCGGCACGTCGCGGTCAAGTGCCTCAAGCCGATGGGTCCGCAGCACGACGCCGGCTTCGCCACGGTCCTGCGCGAACGCTTCCGCCGCGAGGCCCGGGTGGCGGCCGCTCTCCAGCACCGCGGGGTCACCGTCGTCCACGACTTCGGCGAGTACGACGGCGTGCTCTACCTGGTCATGGAGCTGCTGGAGGGCCGCAACCTCAGCCAGTTGCTGGAGGAGAACAGTCAGCGCCCGCTGCCCGTACGGGATGTACTCGACATCGCCGAGCAGGTGTCCGACGCTCTCGCGTACACGCACGGGCAGGGCATCGTCCACCGGGACCTGAAGCCCGCCAACATCATGCGGCTCACCGACGGCGCGGTGAAGATCTGCGACTTCGGTATCGCCCGGCTCGGCGAGGACATCGGGTTCACCTCCCGTCTCACCGGTACGGGCATCGCCATGGGCACGCCGCACTACATGTCGCCCGAGCAGATCAGCGGCGGCCATGTCGACCACCGCAGCGATCTGTACTCGCTCGGGTGCGTGCTCTACGAGATCGCCACCGGGGTGCCGCCGTTCGACCACGACGACGCCTGGGCCGTCCTCGTCGGCCACCGCGACACGACGCCGGAGCCGCTGCGTACGCACCGGTCCGAGATCCCCGACTCCTTCCAGGAGATCGTGCTGGACCTGCTGGCCAAACCGCCCGAGGACCGGCCCACCGACGCCAAGCACCTCACCCTCCGGATCGGCGCGGCGGCGCGCCCGGGCGTGGCGCACGCCCCGCCGCCGCAGAGCCCGGCGGAGGGACCGGCGCCCGCACCCCGTCTGCCGTCCTGGACCCGCGGAATGACCACCGGACACAAAGCCACCGCGACCTCGGTGCTGCGGACCTCGCTGCCCGACCACACCGCCGGGCTGACGGGGGAGTGGACCACGCTCACCGACCCGCGGGGCGGTCCGGTGCTGCCGGCGTCCGCCGGACCCGAGCGGCCCACTCCGCCGCCCGAACTGGTCGCCGTCCTCGCCGGCCGGCACAGTGCGGGCCTGAGCCTCGGCCGCCTCGGCCGCTGGGAGGAGGCGGGCGAGGTGCACCGCGCGGTCGCCGCCGAGCGCGAACACGCGCTGGGGCCCGACCATCCGGACACTCTCGCCAGCCGCTACGAGGTCGCCTTCACGCTCAGCAGGACCGGGCGGGCCGCGGACGCGCTGCGCGAGTTCGGCCGGGTGGCCGAGGGGCGCGAGCGGACCATGGGCGCCGACCACCCCGAGGCGCTGGCCGCGCGCCAGGAGACGGCGTACGTCCTCGGGCAGCTGGGCCGCCACTTCGAGGCGCACGACGTCTACGCCTCGGTGCTCGCCGCCCGCGAGCGCACCATGGGCCCCGACCACCCCGACACACTGCGCTGCCGGCACAACCTCGCCTTCAACCTCAGCAGGCTGGGACGGCTGGAGGACTCGTTCCGTATGGCCCAGGACGTCGCGGCGGCCCGCGCCCGGGTCCTCGGCGCGGACCACCCCGACACCCTGGTCACGCAGTACGAGGTCGCCTACGCGCTCGGCCGCCTGGGCCGCTGGTCGGAGGCGCTCCAGACGTACCGCGAGGTGGCGGCCGCCCGTGCCCGGGCGCTCGGCCCCGACCATCCCGACACCCTCGCCGCCCGCTACGAGGTCGGCATCAGCCTCGGCCGGCTCGGTCACAGCGCCGAGGCGCTGGAGCTCTACCGCTCGCTCGTCGCCGACCGCACCCGCATCCAGGGCCCCACCGACCCGGAAACCCTGCGCGCCCGGCACGGTGTCGGGGTGAACCTGGGCAGGCTCGCGCGCTGGGAAGAGGCGCTCGCGGAGGCGCAGGACGTCAGCGCGCTGCGCGAACGTGTCCTCGGCGTGGACCACCCCGACACCCTCGTCAGCCACCGCGAAGTGGCCGTCGGCCTCGGCTGGCTGGGCCGCTGGGCGGACGCGCTCACCACTCACCGGCACGTCGCGACGGCCCGCGAAAGCATCTTCGGCCCGGACCACCCCGACGCCCTGGCCAGCCGGAACGACGAGGCGCACTGCCTGGAGCAACTCGGCCGCCAGGAGGAGGCGGTGGAGCTCTACCGCGCGGTGGCGGCGCTCCGGGAACGGCGGGGCACGCACGGGCGGTAG
- a CDS encoding oxygenase MpaB family protein, giving the protein MSDADPGLFGPDSVTWHLHGDPMMWVAGVRALYLQALHPRAVRGVMENSDFRKDAWGRLLRTADFVGTISYGTTEAAEKAGARVRRIHSRLKATDPATGERYGVDEPDLLLWVHCAEIDSYLHVARRSGFPLSDAQADRYVDEHRESARLVGLDPETVPATAAHLAEYFRTTLPLLAAGSDARDVDDFLRRPPTPALLVPARELLWRHVANLAYNTLPPFAHGLYGRPAPPPRRVTRQLAATGRLLRCIPSRVRWQLPPGHILKAMARLGPDTRPAPYKLRRQEAILNGPGGAQQSNGGDSTRWRNPG; this is encoded by the coding sequence ATGAGCGATGCCGACCCCGGGCTGTTCGGGCCCGACTCCGTCACCTGGCACCTGCACGGCGACCCGATGATGTGGGTGGCGGGCGTCCGCGCCCTGTACCTCCAGGCACTCCACCCCCGCGCCGTCCGCGGGGTCATGGAGAACTCCGACTTCCGCAAGGACGCCTGGGGCAGGCTCCTGCGTACCGCCGACTTCGTCGGCACCATCAGCTACGGCACCACCGAGGCGGCCGAGAAGGCGGGCGCCCGGGTGCGGCGGATCCACTCGCGGCTGAAGGCCACCGACCCCGCCACCGGCGAGCGGTACGGCGTCGACGAACCGGACCTGCTGCTCTGGGTGCACTGCGCCGAGATCGACTCCTACCTCCATGTCGCCCGCCGCTCCGGGTTTCCCCTCAGCGACGCGCAGGCCGACCGCTACGTCGACGAACACCGCGAGAGCGCACGCCTCGTCGGCCTCGATCCCGAGACCGTACCCGCCACGGCCGCCCACCTCGCCGAGTACTTCCGTACGACACTGCCGCTGCTCGCGGCCGGGTCCGACGCACGGGACGTGGACGACTTCCTGCGGCGTCCGCCGACGCCCGCCCTGCTCGTGCCCGCACGGGAACTGCTGTGGAGGCACGTGGCGAACCTCGCGTACAACACTCTGCCGCCGTTCGCCCACGGGCTGTACGGCCGTCCGGCGCCCCCACCGCGGCGCGTCACCCGTCAGCTGGCCGCCACCGGCAGACTGTTGCGCTGCATCCCCTCCCGCGTCCGCTGGCAGCTCCCGCCGGGTCACATCCTGAAAGCAATGGCCCGTCTCGGACCGGACACCCGCCCCGCCCCGTACAAACTCCGCAGACAGGAGGCCATACTGAACGGGCCGGGTGGGGCGCAGCAGAGCAACGGGGGCGACAGCACGCGATGGCGGAATCCAGGCTGA
- a CDS encoding SDR family NAD(P)-dependent oxidoreductase, translated as MIGEEITQGNHQGMLAGQVAMITGASSGIGAASAHLFAQEGAAVVLMARRAEKLRAIAEEITAKGGRALAVPGDVADSGDVRRVVEAAVEQFGGLDCAFNNAGYATVGTLLHETEDEIFDRTMDVNVRGVWNCMKHQLPVMLASGRGGSVVNTSSTAGRYATGASVPYVAAKHAILGITRAAAAEYGAQGIRVNALVVGTTRSEMIDEAVRQFPHLEQAFIAPQIQKRMADPQEIAEAAVWLCSVRASFVTGTAMPVDGGISAQAKAE; from the coding sequence ATGATCGGAGAAGAGATCACACAGGGGAACCACCAGGGCATGCTCGCGGGCCAGGTGGCGATGATCACGGGCGCGTCCAGCGGGATCGGCGCCGCCTCCGCGCATCTGTTCGCGCAGGAGGGGGCCGCCGTCGTACTGATGGCACGCCGTGCCGAGAAGCTGCGCGCCATTGCCGAGGAGATCACCGCCAAGGGCGGCCGCGCGCTCGCCGTTCCGGGTGACGTCGCCGATTCCGGCGACGTCCGCCGGGTGGTGGAGGCGGCCGTCGAACAGTTCGGCGGGCTCGACTGCGCCTTCAACAACGCGGGCTACGCCACGGTCGGGACACTGCTGCACGAGACCGAGGACGAGATCTTCGACCGCACGATGGACGTCAACGTCCGGGGGGTGTGGAACTGCATGAAGCACCAGCTGCCGGTGATGCTGGCGTCGGGCAGGGGCGGCTCGGTGGTCAACACCAGTAGTACCGCGGGGCGTTACGCGACGGGCGCGTCCGTGCCGTACGTGGCGGCCAAGCACGCGATCCTCGGCATCACACGCGCGGCGGCGGCCGAGTACGGCGCGCAGGGCATCCGCGTCAACGCCCTCGTGGTCGGCACCACGCGCAGCGAGATGATCGACGAGGCGGTCCGCCAATTCCCGCACCTGGAACAGGCGTTCATCGCCCCGCAGATCCAGAAGCGCATGGCGGATCCGCAGGAGATAGCGGAGGCGGCGGTGTGGCTGTGCAGTGTGCGTGCCTCTTTCGTCACCGGGACGGCGATGCCGGTGGACGGGGGCATCTCGGCGCAGGCGAAGGCCGAATGA
- a CDS encoding cation diffusion facilitator family transporter: MDAMEGNRHHHGHHGHAEAGHRHEPHASRPARVRHRLAHLVRPHSHESVDKVDTAMETSREGMRTLWLSLAVLGATTLIQAVIVALSGSVALLGDTIHNATDALTALPLGIAFVLGRRAANRRYPYGYGRAEDLAGILIVAAIAASAALAAYAAVDRLLHPRDITHLWAVAGAAVAGFIGNEWVARYRIRTGRKIGSAALVADGLHARTDGFTSLAVLLGAGGAALGLRLADPVIGLLITAAILFVLKDAAREVYRRLMDSVDPRLIETAETALHAVDGLRGVGPVRMRWIGHTLRAEADIVVDPHLTVVEAHRLAVAAEHALIHAVPRLTAATVHTDHTAADGDPHEALAHHTGRVDVVAADPAGAGAP, translated from the coding sequence ATGGACGCCATGGAGGGGAACCGGCACCACCACGGACACCACGGCCACGCCGAGGCCGGGCATCGACATGAGCCACATGCGTCCCGCCCGGCCCGGGTACGCCACCGGCTGGCTCACCTGGTCCGGCCGCACAGCCACGAGTCGGTGGACAAGGTCGACACAGCGATGGAGACCTCCCGCGAGGGCATGCGCACGCTCTGGCTCTCCCTCGCCGTCCTCGGCGCCACCACCCTCATCCAGGCCGTGATCGTCGCCCTGTCCGGGTCGGTCGCCCTGCTCGGCGACACGATCCACAACGCCACCGACGCACTGACCGCGCTCCCGCTCGGCATCGCCTTCGTCCTCGGCCGGCGAGCGGCCAACCGCCGTTACCCGTACGGCTACGGCCGGGCCGAAGACCTCGCCGGCATCCTGATCGTGGCGGCCATCGCCGCCTCCGCCGCACTGGCCGCCTATGCCGCCGTCGACCGCCTGCTGCACCCGCGCGACATCACACACCTGTGGGCCGTGGCCGGGGCCGCGGTCGCCGGGTTCATCGGCAACGAGTGGGTGGCCCGCTACCGCATCCGCACCGGCCGGAAGATCGGCTCCGCGGCCCTGGTCGCCGACGGACTGCACGCCCGTACGGACGGATTCACCTCACTGGCCGTGCTGTTGGGCGCGGGCGGCGCCGCCCTCGGCCTGCGCCTGGCGGACCCCGTCATCGGTCTGCTGATCACCGCCGCCATCCTGTTCGTCCTCAAGGATGCTGCCCGCGAGGTGTACCGGCGCCTGATGGACAGCGTCGATCCCCGTCTCATCGAGACCGCGGAGACCGCGCTGCACGCGGTGGACGGCCTGCGAGGCGTCGGACCGGTGCGGATGCGATGGATCGGCCACACCCTGCGCGCGGAAGCCGATATCGTCGTCGACCCGCACCTGACCGTCGTCGAAGCACACCGGCTGGCCGTCGCCGCGGAGCATGCACTGATCCACGCGGTACCCCGGCTGACCGCCGCGACCGTCCACACCGACCACACGGCGGCGGACGGCGACCCGCACGAGGCCCTCGCACATCACACGGGCCGGGTGGATGTGGTCGCGGCCGACCCCGCTGGTGCCGGTGCCCCCTGA